From the genome of Salvelinus fontinalis isolate EN_2023a unplaced genomic scaffold, ASM2944872v1 scaffold_0374, whole genome shotgun sequence, one region includes:
- the syap1 gene encoding synapse-associated protein 1: MFKGWGTWLGIENTSTTEESEVADVAVEEKIVQDQNEVNKQHEPPATEELGQEDGDTVQLISQQAKGFGGLIFNFASNATKKISNSVAETAHTIKKSVEEGNIDGIFDKTILGDFKKEQDKFVQEKKAKKSDTAVPPWVGYSEEETMQHQILALSADRRNFLRDPPAGVQFQFDSEQMYPIAMVMLQEDELLNRMRFDLVPKQVKEDVFWRNYFYRVSLIKQSAQLTALAAQQQAVDNREEQKTISPEGVSLTENTIRPQTPPVSISDIPKSGEQEEEENEISTSPGVSEFVSDAFDSCNIDHEDLRKEMEQLVLDKKEDAATPEEETADWEKELQAELQEYEVVTEADNKDDNWDKEIEKMLQSDE; encoded by the exons ATGTTCAAAGGGTGGGGAACGTGGCTGGGTATAGAGAACACATCGACGACAGAGGAGAGCGAAGTGGCTGACGTTGCTGTGGAGGAGAAAATTGTTCAAGACCAAAATGAAGTAAACAAACAACACGAACCTCCAGCAACAGAAGAACTGGGGCAGGAGGACGGAGACACCGTCCAACTCATCTCTCAGCAAGCTAAAGGATTCGGTG GCTTAATATTCAACTTTGCCAGCAATGCCACTAAGAAGATCTCCAACTCTGTGGCAGAGACTGCACACACCATCAAGAAGAGCGTGGAAGAAGGGAACATAGATGGAATTTTTGACAAG ACTATTTTGGGAGATTTCAAAAAAGAACAGGACAAATTTGTCCAAGAAAAGAAAGCTAAGAAGTCAG ACACAGCTGTACCACCATGGGTTGGCTACAGTGAGGAAGAGACCATGCAGCACCAGATCCTGGCTTTGTCCGCT GACAGGAGGAACTTCCTGAGAGACCCACCAGCTGGAGTTCAGTTCCAGTTCGACTCTGAGCAGATGTATCCTATCGCCATGGTGATGCTGCAGGAAGATGAGCTACTGAACAGGATGCGCTTCGACCTGGTCCCCAAACA AGTGAAGGAGGATGTGTTCTGGAGGAACTACTTCTACCGTGTGTCCCTGATAAAGCAGTCGGCCCAGCTCACTGCCCTGGCAGCACAGCAGCAGGctgtagacaacagagaggagcagaagaCCATCAGCCCGGAGGGTGTCAGCCTCACAG AAAATACCATCAGACCACAAACCCCTCCAGTATCCATTAGTGACATTCCCAAGAGTGGAGAG caggaggaagaggagaatgaGATCTCCACCAGCCCTGGGGTCTCTGAGTTTGTGAGCGATGCCTTTGACTCCTGTAAcatcgaccatgaagacctgaggAAAGAgatggaacagctggtgctggaCAAGAAGGAGGACGCTGCAACTCCAGAGG aggagacagcggACTGGGAGAAGGAACTCCAGGCAGAGTTACAGGAGTATGAGGTAGTGACGGAGGCAGACAACAAAGATGACAACTGGGATAAAGAGATCGAGAAGATGCTTCAGTCGGACGAGTAG
- the phospho2 gene encoding pyridoxal phosphate phosphatase PHOSPHO2: MKTLLVFDFDDTLVDDNSDTWVIQCIPDQCLPDLVKNSYQKGRWTEYMGRVMSYIGDQDISPDTIRSVMETIPFTDGMIELLTFIVSNKNDIDCIIISDSNTVFIDWILQVAGVQAAVDQVFTNPATFDKRGYMEIECYHSHQCSQCPVNLCKRKVLADFLAGQLKGGVDYQRTFYVGDGGNDLCPSNSLREGDVVFPRKGYTLERLLSRQSAQQGEGSSNPRVIGWTSGKEILMELKACVPL; the protein is encoded by the coding sequence ATGAAGACTCTGCTGGTGTTTGACTTTGACGACACCTTGGTGGATGACAACAGTGACACCTGGGTCATTCAGTGTATCCCGGACCAATGCCTGCCAGACCTGGTCAAGAACTCCTACCAGAAGGGACGCTGGACAGAGTACATGGGCAGAGTCATGTCCTATATAGGAGACCAGGACATCAGCCCCGATACAATCCGAAGTGTGATGGAGACAATACCGTTTACAGATGGAATGATTGAACTGTTGACGTTCATTGTGAGTAACAAGAACGACATTGACTGCATCATCATCTCAGATTCAAACACCGTGTTCATCGACTGGATACTGCAAGTGGCTGGGGTTCAAGCCGCGGTCGACCAAGTCTTCACCAACCCGGCTACGTTTGACAAGCGTGGATACATGGAGATAGAATGCTACCATTCTCACCAGTGTAGCCAGTGCCCTGTCAATCTGTGTAAGAGGAAAGTGCTGGCTGATTTCCTAGCAGGGCAGTTGAAAGGAGGGGTAGACTATCAGAGAACTTTCTATGTAGGGGACGGAGGGAACGACCTTTGCCCTTCCAACAGTCTAAGGGAAGGAGATGTGGTGTTCCCTAGAAAGGGGTACACCTTGGAGAGGCTGCTCTCTAGACAGAGTGCACAACAAGGAGAGGGGTCATCCAACCCAAGAGTCATAGGATGGACAAGTGGAAAAGAGATCCTGATGGAACTGAAAGCATGTGTTCCCCTGTAG
- the LOC129845810 gene encoding kelch-like protein 23 gives MSSKGQESPESSYTYDFCDLTHPTEVLEALREYYTEGLFTDIALQCSTGEVFHCHKVALCSRSSYFRAMFTADMKERSHSVVRLPGVDVEVLTTLMDYVYTSKASITQWNVESLLEAADLLQFGAVKTACENFLVRLLDVDNCLGMLSFAQLHVCLSLEKEARRVLLCRFHEVVREEEFQELGVEKVRSLLQEENLAEVLKEAVLVEGVVRWLAHDTLARRGHFQELLHSAHLDLKEEYLRTALELHRECLETGAEDIHSLFVQALKTAFHINKSPPEHCRRSRRLTSRMFVIGGYHWHPLSEVQTWDPVTDQWQQGEDMPDHTRESYGVSLLGSNIYISGGYRTDTTEALDTVWVYSSDADKWTQGQPMLTARYYHCSVALHGCVYVIGGYRGGAPMGETEFYDPLKRKWIPVANMVQGVGNATACVLRNTIYVAGGHYGHKGSCTYDKIQTYRADVNEWSITTTCPHPEYGLCLVSLHPKLYLVGGQTTITDCYEPDRDEWRQLARTNERRMECGAVAMNESLYVTGGYSYSKGTYLQSVERYDPEQDTWEIVGNLPGAARSHGCVCVYGV, from the exons ATGTCATCTAAGGGACAGGAGTCGCCGGAATCCTCGTACACCTATGATTTCTGTGACCTAACCCATCCCACGGAGGTTCTAGAAGCCCTCAGAGAATACTACACAGAAGGCTTGTTCACTGACATAGCTCTACAGTGCTCTACAGGGGAGGTCTTCCACTGCCATAAAGTGGCTCTATGCTCCCGTAGTTCCTACTTCAGAGCCATGTTCACAGCAGATATGAAAGAGCGGTCCCACAGTGTCGTCAGACTGCCTGGGGTAGATGTGGAGGTGCTGACGACTCTGATGGACTATGTATACACCTCCAAG GCCTCCATTACCCAGTGGAATGTAGAGTCTCTGCTGGAGGCTGCAGACCTGCTGCAGTTCGGAGCCGTGAAAACGGCCTGTGAGAACTTCCTGGTTCGTCTCCTCGACGTCGACAACTGTCTGGGCATGCTCAGTTTCGCCCAGCTCCATGTGTGTCTGTCCCTGGAGAAGGAGGCACGCAGGGTCCTGCTCTGCCGCTTCCACGAG gtggtgagagaggaggagttCCAGGAGCTGGGGGTGGAGAAGGTGAGGAGCCTCCTGCAGGAGGAGAACCTGGCGGAGGTGTTGAAAGAGGCGGTGCTGgtggagggggtggtgaggtggcTGGCCCACGATACTCTTGCCCGCAGGGGACACTTCCAGGAGCTTCTTCACTCCGCCCACTTAGACCTGAAGGAAGAGTACCTCAGGACTGCCTTGGAGCTTCATAGAGAGTGTCTGGAGACTGGCGCTGAAGACATCCACTCTCTATTTGTCCAAGCTCTGAAGACTGCTTTTCATATCAATAAAAGCCCTCCGGAACACTGCAGAAGGAGCAGGAGACTGACCTCCAGGATGTTTGTGATAGGAGGGTACCACTGGCACCCTCTGTCTGAGGTCCAGACCTGGGACCCGGTCACGGACCAGTGGCAGCAGGGGGAGGATATGCCAGACCACACCAGGGAGAGTTATGGAGTTTCCCTCCTGGGCTCCAACATCTACATTAGCGGCGGCTACCGGACAGACACTACAGAGGCTCTAGATACAGTGTGGGTTTACAGCAGTGATGCTGATAAGTGGACACAGGGGCAGCCCATGCTGACAGCGAGGTACTACCACTGCTCTGTGGCTCTGCATGGGTGTGTCTACGTCATAGGAGGGTACAGAGGAGGGGCGCCCATGGGGGAAACGGAATTCTATGACCCCCTGAAAAGGAAGTGGATTCCCGTAGCTAATATGGTACAAG GTGTGGGGAACGCTACGGCCTGTGTTCTGAGAAACACAATATATGTGGCAGGCGGTCACTATGGTCACAAGGGAAGCTGCACCTATGATAAGATTCAGACCTACAGGGCAGACGTCAATGAATGGAGCATAACAACGACCTGTCCTCATCCAG AGTACGGCCTGTGCCTGGTGTCACTGCATCCCAAGCTGTACCTGGTGGGTGGTCAGACCACCATCACAGACTGTTACGAACCGGACAGAGATGAGTGGCGCCAGCTGGCCAGGACcaatgagaggaggatggagtgTGGCGCCGTGGCCATGAACGAGTCCCTGTACGTCACCGGGGGCTACTCCTACTCCAAGGGCACCTACCTGCAGAGCGTGGAGAGGTACGACCCCGAACAGGACACCTGGGAGATCGTGGGGAATTTACCTGGAGCGGCGCGGTCACATGGATGTGTCTGTGTTTAcggtgtttag